Proteins encoded together in one Telopea speciosissima isolate NSW1024214 ecotype Mountain lineage chromosome 6, Tspe_v1, whole genome shotgun sequence window:
- the LOC122664978 gene encoding lachrymatory-factor synthase-like, which yields MATEESSQSEQLKWEGKLSAELKGATADQVWPLLEDFFNIHKWFPGIDTCKALEGVSGQPGCIRYCVKSTATTSVPAWPESEEKMMDSTVWAKERLVAIDPVERWLRYEVAENNIGMKSYMATIKVLQLSKPANEGCQIEWSFVSDPVEGLTFEGFLSYLESILQGMAQRMEEALCPNPTSL from the coding sequence ATGGCAACAGAGGAATCATCGCAGTCAGAACAGTTGAAGTGGGAAGGCAAGCTTTCCGCAGAGCTAAAAGGTGCAACCGCAGACCAAGTGTGGCCTCTGTTAGAGGACTTCTTCAACATCCACAAGTGGTTCCCTGGCATCGACACTTGTAAGGCGTTGGAGGGTGTCTCTGGGCAGCCCGGCTGCATCCGCTACTGCGTCAAATCAACAGCAACAACTTCTGTCCCTGCGTGGCCGGAATCGGAAGAGAAAATGATGGACTCGACGGTGTGGGCCAAGGAGAGACTCGTGGCCATCGATCCTGTAGAACGTTGGCTGCGCTACGAGGTCGCTGAAAAcaatattgggatgaagtctTACATGGCCACCATTAAGGTTCTTCAACTATCGAAGCCGGCCAATGAAGGTTGTCAGATCGAGTGGTCATTCGTGTCAGATCCTGTTGAAGGCTTGACTTTCGAGGGGTTTCTCTCGTATTTGGAATCCATCCTTCAAGGCATGgcccagagaatggaagaaGCTCTCTGCCCTAATCCAACATCTCTCTGA